DNA from Rosa rugosa chromosome 6, drRosRugo1.1, whole genome shotgun sequence:
GATGGAGTTAGAGCAATCCCGGCCGCTCAATCCGGCCATGACCTTCGACGAGGTCTCCATGGAGCGCAGCAAGAGCTTCGTCAAGGCCTTACAGGTTCCATTCTCCCACGCTTCCATTGACGTCTTTGTGTTCTTGCGAGGCTGAGAGTCTAGGATTGGATCTGATAAGTGTTTCGttttttgattgatttgattCGTTCTGGTTTACGCATTTCGTAGTTTGATTCAATTTGATGCTTGTTCGGTAAATCTTGGCTTTGAAATCGTTGAATCTACGCGGTTTCGAGTCGTGCTTGGTTGTTAATGCCTTGTGATGCTCTTTATTTTTGGTAAATGATTGGAAATAGAGGCCGTAAATTGGCTTTAGGTAGCTGTAGTTGATTGCTTGGTGAAGCTTTTTGTTGTTGCTACTTTTGTGGCTTACTGGCTCTCATTTTCAATTGGCATGATTGTGCTGCTTGATGAGGAAAGCGTTGAGTTTTTATGACGGTGGGATCCTTGTGTTGTGTTTATTTCAGGAGCTCAAGAACTTGAGGCCTCAGCTTTACTCTGCTGCGGAATATTGTGAAAAGTCGTATCTTCATAGCGAGCAGAAACAAAtgtaaggatttttttttttgtttcgtttGATGTGATTCTTCTTGATGCATATGAAAATATTTAGTTTCTTATTCTGAAGGGGTGTTTTGTTGCCAAACTGTTATAAGATGTGTCCCGTGATGAGTGTACAGTAGCAGATCCTACTAGTAATGTACAGTATGTTTTGAGTGCTTACCTGGGTTTAGAGTATCCCTGAATTGCTGCATCTTAGAGTGGATATAGCGGGATTTAATGAAAGGAAAATCACTTAAATAATGTAAATGTGTACTTGGTTTAAATTCGGTATACAGATGAACTAAAATGCACGACAAAGCATTTGTCATGGGCCCTTCTTATCTTGCTATCGATGTGGAATCTTGTTAATGAGAGATGTGTGGCATCTGCAAAAATTGGCAAGAAGACACATGTTCTAACATGTCGTGCATATCTGCATGTTTTAACCATGCCTTGCGTTTTCTTTCTCGAATTTACAAGGATTGTAGTATAAATTCCTCTTGCTGAAGTTCATTACAAAAATTGGTAACAGGGTACTGGATAACCTGAAAGATTATGCTGTGCGAGCCCTTGTTAATGCTGTTGATCACCTTGGCACTGTGGCCTACAAGTTAACTGACCTTCTTGACCAGCAAACCTTAGATGTTTCAACCATGGACCTGAAAGTTACTTGCCTAAACCAGGTGAGTTTTAGCATTCGTGCATGTTAGAATAGAAAGAATATCAAATGGATATAACTAAATGAACTATCTTTCTTATACTTAGAAACTTCTTACATGCAAAACATTCATGGATAAAGAAGGTTCGAGGCAGCAGCAGCTGTTGTCATTCTTCCCAAGACATCACAAGCACTACATTTTACCCAGTAAGGCCAAATATTATTAACTAATAGCTGCAGTTACCATGTTTACAACAAGATTTTTacatttatattattttttgtccTTGTTGCTAGATTCTGTCAATAAGAAGGTACATTTCAGTCCACACGTACAGACTGATACTTGGCAACATGCTTATCAAGCAAGACCACATGTTCAACCGTCAAGTATGTTATTTTCCAATTGGGGATATTTTCATCCTAAGTTTCAGTTTGGTCCTTGTGATTTTGTAGTTTATAATGTGGATTTTACACTTTTATTGTAAATCAGTAATAACTTTGGTTTTGGTACAATGTGCAACATTTAGGTGCCACTGCAGCAAAAACTCTTTCCTGGCATTTAGCTTCAGAAACAAAATCAACCTTGAAGGGGACTTTGCATGGTCTGGCTAGGTAATCCATAAGGTTGAAAGGAAATATAGCATATGTTCTGTGTTGGTAATAATTcattttctgtttgttttcaCTTGCTCATGATGATCTAATAAGACAATATTTCTGGATATTTTCCTTTATGCAGTTCTGCAGACACAAAAGTTTCTGTAAATACTTCTGGCACTTTCCAGCTTTTAGGTATGTAGAGTTGGAAAGTCTAATCATCTTATCACGTAGTCACGCTTCAGTGAACTATAAAATGAAGTTGTCCTTGAGAAATAATAGCTCCTTCTAATGAATGTAGATAATGAGGGGAGCGCCACTACGAAATCCTCGGGTGCTCACCTGCAGTTACCAAGTCGAGTTCCTGGTTCTGAACCATTTGTTGCTGGACATAGGGTAAGTATGCTTTGCCCCCAATATGTCCATGAGTAAAGTGAGGAGAGGAAATAAGGTTACTTTTCTCTTGCAGGATGCGGTGGATGGTTACAGGCCACTAGGGGCGGCCAGGTCATTTGACAACCAAAATCGACAGATCGTGCGAGTTCCTGTTCGCAGCAAAAGT
Protein-coding regions in this window:
- the LOC133715219 gene encoding protein ABIL1-like isoform X1 — translated: MELEQSRPLNPAMTFDEVSMERSKSFVKALQELKNLRPQLYSAAEYCEKSYLHSEQKQMVLDNLKDYAVRALVNAVDHLGTVAYKLTDLLDQQTLDVSTMDLKVTCLNQKLLTCKTFMDKEGSRQQQLLSFFPRHHKHYILPNSVNKKVHFSPHVQTDTWQHAYQARPHVQPSSATAAKTLSWHLASETKSTLKGTLHGLASSADTKVSVNTSGTFQLLDNEGSATTKSSGAHLQLPSRVPGSEPFVAGHRDAVDGYRPLGAARSFDNQNRQIVRVPVRSKSLLSAFFVKQKSTKLKTGSVS
- the LOC133715219 gene encoding protein ABIL1-like isoform X2 — its product is MELEQSRPLNPAMTFDEVSMERSKSFVKALQELKNLRPQLYSAAEYCEKSYLHSEQKQMVLDNLKDYAVRALVNAVDHLGTVAYKLTDLLDQQTLDVSTMDLKVTCLNQKLLTCKTFMDKEGSRQQQLLSFFPRHHKHYILPNSVNKKVHFSPHVQTDTWQHAYQARPHVQPSTKTLSWHLASETKSTLKGTLHGLASSADTKVSVNTSGTFQLLDNEGSATTKSSGAHLQLPSRVPGSEPFVAGHRDAVDGYRPLGAARSFDNQNRQIVRVPVRSKSLLSAFFVKQKSTKLKTGSVS